In Acidisarcina polymorpha, the DNA window TCCAGGAAAAGGAAACTCTGCGCCGGTCGCGGTCAAGACGCTGTCGCCATTGGCTACGATAGTCGTTGGTGCACCAGCATCGGTAAGCGTGATCGCCTCTATCCAGTTCCAGTCTTGATTCTTTGGACTTGGGAGAGGCTCAGCATTGAATCTCATCTCGGTGTCCGCCGTTGCGGGCGTAAAGACGGGAGTTTGCACCTTTAGAAAGGATGTGAATGGCTGCGCTTCATCTCCGGGCGAAGGCTTGATCGCGGCAAGCTCTTGCCGAAAGTCCGGAAGCCGCATCAGAACGTTTCTCAGAAAGGTCGTCCGCAACGCCGCATTCCGAGGATCTGAACTGGACGCGGCTGTTTCCAGTGCGGCGAGTTGCTGCTGTACCTCTGGTGGCCATCCTGAGGACTGTTGCTTAATTGCGGTGATGGCTTGCTCGAGAGCCACACCGTCGCCGCGCTTGGCTGCCATACGGCCTAACTCGAGCAAAGCGGCGACGTTGGCTGGTTGTGCTCGAACTATCTTGCGCATGAGCTCTTCGAACTCTGCATCGCTGTTTGTGTCCGCCTGCCTTTCAATCTCTTGCGCAAGTTGGTAGGTGGCAATCAGATTCGCGGGATTCAATTCGATGGCCTTTCGAAAATCCGCAATGGATTCCGCGGAGCGCCCTTTACCGGTGTCGACCAGGCCCAGCAGGTAGTAGATACGATCATTCGCCGGCGCGAGCTTTCTCGCTTTTTGCAGCCGCTCACCTGCTGCTTCGAAATCTCGTTGTCGCAGCCTCAGAATTCCCCAGTTTGCCCAGCCTGCGGGTTCAGCCGCAACCATTTCCGTGCATCGGGCCAGCTCTTTCTCGGCGCGAACATCATCCCCGACCTGGAGTGCCGCTAGGCCCGTATAGAAGGTAGAGACGAATTCGCGATAGCTCCTAGAGTCTGGTTTCGGCAAGCCGCCGCGACACCCTACCAGGAGAAGAACGATCAAAATCGACAAGAAGCTGGCGATTTGGGTGCGGCGTACTTCAGAGGCGGATTCTTTCACCTCTAGCCTGAATCCCCTGGCAATGCTCGAACTACCCTTCAACATCCTGCCCCTCGATCTAACCGCTCCCTTCAACAAGTGGGCAGTCGCACTCTGGCGCAACGTTCATACGGCGGACACAGGGCGTGCGAAACCTCCCCAAGACTAATCCGCCTATAGTGGCGATGTCGTCAACCAAAGGATGGTGCGCCATCTCCACCTTTCGATGGAGATCGACTTAGTTCCCATGCAGAAGTCCCGCCCACGACTCTCTTCCCACTCAGCGCTCCTCAGAGCACCACCTCTATCTGTCACATTGAACCGCCTGCTCCGGTCGACGGAGCAATCTCAATCTTTGGATGGTTGACCATTGACGCCCAATCTGAAATCGTTACTAAGATTTAAGCGCGGTCCGCTTTAATGAGTTCAACTACCGTGAAGACCCAGTGAAGTTCGGGCCGTATTCACACCTCGCGGGAAGGAAATATGTCAGACACTGAAATCATCTCTAACCAAAAAACGATCCTCGAAAATCAGGCAACCATCCTCTCCAATCAAAAAACGATTTTAGAGAACCAGAATGCGATTAAAAGCAATCAGGCCTCGCTCGACGCGATCCTGAAGAACCAGGAACTCATCCTCGCCGCACTCAAAAAGTAGTAAGAGGCCAGTCTGAACATTGCTTTTCACCGTTTAGAAATCGTGGTGCTCATCAATACCAGCCATCACACTTGAATCCAGTGGCAGCCCGGGCGTTATGGCGACCGGGTTGCCATCGGAAGCCTCTTCCGCCTGTGCCCGCAGCTTCGCCACAGTTTGCCAGTTGTCCTTATGCGGCCGCTCCGCCACCCACGGCGGAAGCGTCATACAAAGATATTCGCTCATTGCCTCGGCGTACCCTTCGTAAAGACCGCGCATCTGCTTCAATCGCACCATCGATCCTTCGTCGCGGCAGACTCGAACTCCGCTCTGGCAAAGCATTTTATAGAGGACGTCAAATCGCTCCGTAGGAAGACGGTCCTTCCCGTTGGTGACCGGCGGCTGCGAGAACACTTGAGAAAGATCGACTAGGGCATGGCGGGCCATAGCAAAGGTGAGCTGTGCCTGGCGCGCCGGATGTCCTTGCACCCCCGCAATCAGCAGAGAACAGGCGTCGAGGATCGCAGTCAGGGCGCTCAGCCAGCTCTGATTCGTATGTTGAGAGCGGAAATAACACAACAGAGGGTAGGAGATGTGGCTTTCCATCAACTCTGCGGCCCATCGCTCCCACTCTTCAAGCAGCAGCGTTAACGCGTTATCGCCGCCTTCAAAGGAGTGCCGTCTTAGCAGCTCAACCGCGGTTGGGGGCGAACCGGCTCGGGCATCCAACAGCGAAATGCTGACTTCCCGCCGCGAAAAAGCTCCGTAAAGCACGGGAAAGTAGCCGATCACTACCGCCACGAAGCCAAGTCCGGTCCCTGCTTCAAGGATAATCAATTCCCGCGTCAGTGCGCTGCGAGGCACCACATCGCCTAAACCAAGCGTGAAGAGGGTTGTACCACTGACATACAGGTCGGTGCGCAGCCCCGCCGCTCCACCCAGGGAATCCGTGAAAGGCGAACCTAGCCCGTAGAACATCAGAGAAAAGCCGATCACCAGTGCCGCGGCCCACGCCACGATAAGAAAGACCAGCGAGAGCGGCCCGTAGAAGCTGAAAGCCGTCTCCCGCTGGCGTGATTCTTTCATCCGCTTGACAATTGCCGACCACGGAGTCCAGGTGAACACGTAAAACAGACGCGTCAGCCGAAAGCGTCCGGTTGCCCGCCGCGGCAAGATTACGGTCTGAAACGCGTCGAGGAGAGCTGATAGTACGCATCCGAGACCGGCAATAAAACTTAAGATATGCAAGTCATCCGCCCTGCTGGCCCCGAAGGAATGGCCTTGATTTAGCAGAGCAGGAAAGCCGCCCTCAAGTCAATCCACTTGGATTCTTGCCAATTGTCCGTCCAGCTTAGCTCTCGTTTGCCTTACATCGGCTGCAAAGAACTCCACTCAACCAGCTCCAAGCTGAAGCCCTCTACCTTAGGCTGACGGATTCGTTTTCGCCGACTTTGCTCTGTCCGGCAGTCACCGCTGCCAGCAGGATCTGGAAATTGCGAACAACCGCATTTGACGGCGCGTCCCAATATTCGGCGGAATCAATGCGCACCCGAAGCACTCGGATCTCCGGATCTTCCTTGCCCTGCGGGAACCAGGCCATGTACATGGCGTTCCAAAGCTCATTGATCTTGGCCTGATCGCGCGAGACAGAGCCGAGACCGGTGAGCGCTACATAGGTATGCTTTCCGTCGGAGTAAGTCAAGGAGACATGCGCATCATGATGAATGTCGAAAACCTTACCCGAGTCGTCCCGAGTCAGGAACCATAGCTCGCCGGTAAATTCGCTGTTCTGGGTCGCCATAGGGCGGCTATGCAGACTGCCATCCGGCGCAGCGGTGGTCAGCATCGCGATCCGAATATTTTTGATCAGGCCATTGATTTTGCTCAGGGCCTCTGAGCGGTTGGAAGCATTTGATTCAGTTGCCATCCCTACCCTCCTGACTAGCTCAGATGCGGAATTTTGAACTTCCCGGCAAGTATGAGAGTGAGATTAGGCCGAAATACTTAGGGCTCCCAAAAACCAGCTGAATCTTTGGCGGCCGCCGGCTTTAACGCAACTGATAGCTCGCTTGCTGAAGGCGGGCGGCTTCCATCGCATCCATCAATTGATCGGCGAGGGCCGCGATGTGCGGCTCTGCGGAAGATGTCGTCATGGCCCCCACGAATCGCCTGCACCTCCAGATGGCCGCCTACATAACTTCCCCATCCATCGGAAGGATCCGAATCCTGGTAATACGACGAGGGAGTACGGAAGAGGACCGCTGAGCCGGGATAAGGTTGGGGAGAATAGATCCGAATGGCGCGCAAGAAAGCCTCGTTCGGCTTAAGAAAGCCAGCCGGTTGCGCTCCCGCTCCCGCCGACTTTCCTGAGACTTTGTTCAAGAGCAGCCAAGCTAAAATTCGCATATTGCCCATCATGCCGCGCACTTTTTTTCGAATCATGACTGGCCAGCCGTCCCTGCGAGCCATATTCAAACTTGCATTGAGGGATAGGAGCGCCATCCGGAAAGCGCGCTTTGAATAGAACATCTTCAGCCAATACCCACCCGCCGCCTCGACAAACGAATCGAAGAGGGCGAGAAACTGCACCTGCTCTCCGGCGGCGTGAAGCTGCTGCGCCATCTCATAAGCGACCAGACCACCAGCAGAGAACCCGCCCAGGTAATAAGGACCATAGGGTTGAAGCGCACGGATCTCCCTGATGTAGTGGGTCGCCATCTCCGGGATGCTTACAGACGAAGCGCGGCCCGAATCCATACCGTAGGCTTGCACCCCGTAAAGCGGTTGATCGGCCGGAATGTGGTGCCGTAATCCATAAAAACTAAGCACATTCCCCATTAACCCGTGCACGAGAAAAAGAGGAGGTTTGTCCCCGCTCTCATGGATAGGCACCAGGACTGACCAATGCGGCTTCCAACCTTCGGCGCGGATTACGCCGGCCAGCTTATCGATCGTGGGAGCATGAAACATGACGGCCAGCGGCAAATTCTTGTGCAGCTTCTCGCCGATGCGCGCAAACATCCGGGCGGCCAGCAGAGAGTGGCCGCCTAGCTTGAAGAAATCGTCTCGAATACCGATCCGTTTGACGCCCAGGATCTCTTCCCAGATTTGTACCAGTTCGACCTCAAGCTCATCGGAAGGCGGAACATAATTGTCCAGCCTCGACGAATCAGCGCCTTCACCAGCCAGCATGAAATCCGCCGGCTGCTTGCCCGCCTCAGCCACTGCTTGAGCGGCGCCAGTTTGCAAGTCGACGCCAAGGCGATTTGCCTCCGTAGGCGAAGGCAGGGCGGAGCGGTCCAGCTTCCCGTTCACCGTCACGGGCATGGCAGCTAACAGCACAAATGCCGAGGGGACCATGTAGTCGGGGACTTTTCGTCCTAATGCGTCGCGAAGATCGCGGTCGCGGAGGTTCGCTCCTGGCGCCAGAACCACATAGGCGACCAGCCGCTTATCGCCGGAGACATCTTCGCGCGCAACGACCACGGCTTCGCGCACCTCGGGATGTTCGGCCAGGCGACTTTCAATCTCGCCCAACTCAATGCGAAACCCTCGAATCTTCACCTGGAAATCATTGCGTCCTAGGTACTCTATATTCCCATCGGGAAGCCAGCGGCAGAGATCGCCGGTCCGATACATTCTCGCTCTCGGATCGTCCGAAAACGGATCGGAGAGAAAGCGTTCGGTTGTCAACGCGGCCCGGTTGAGATAGCCGCGCGCAACACCGATGCCCCCGATATAGAGCTCTCCGGTTGCCCCAACTGTCACGGGAGCACCGTCCTCGTCGAGGATATAGATCTGCGTATTGGCGATTGGCTTGCCGATCGGAATGCTGGTCCGAGCCGGATCCCAATCGCAGGCCCAGGCAGTGACATCCACCGTAGCCTCAGTAGGACCGTAAAGATTGTGAAGCTCGGTCTGCGGAAGACGCTGATGAAACCGCCGCATAGCCGAAGGTGGAAGCGCCTCTCCGCTCGCCATTACGCGCACGAGACTGGTGCAGGATGCGGCATCCGGATGTTCTAGAAACACCTGCAGCATGGAAGGTACGAAGTGCACCGTCGTGATCTTGTTTTGATTGATCGCTTCAACCAAATAACCAGGATCCTTATGCCCTTCGGGCCGGGCCATCACCAGTCGCGCACCGTACAGCAGCGGCCAGAAGAATTCCCAGACCGAAACATCAAAGCTGAACGGGGTCTTCTGTAGTACCGCATCCGTGGAGTTCAAGCCGTAGGCCTGCTGCATCCAGACGAGACGATTCACCAGGCTGCGGTGCTCAATCATCACTCCCTTAGGAGCGCCCGTAGAGCCTGAGGTGTAAATCACATACGCAAGATGCTGCGGCTGAAGCAGCGGGATAATGGGATTCGTTTCCGGATGGAGCGCCCATGGGGCCGAGGCCGTAGAGAGATCGAGGACCTGCATGGTCTGACTCGTGCTCGGAAATAATCCGGCCAGATGACTTTGCGTTAACAACGCCACCGGCGAGCTGTCTTCCAGCATGTACCGCAGCCGATCGACCGGATAGGCTGGATCGAGCGGCACGTAGGCGCCCCCGGCCTTCAATACCGCGAACAGGGCAATGACCATCTCGAAGCTACGTTCAATGCAGATGGCTACGCGGCTGTCCGGACCGACGCCTAATCCCGTTAGATAATGAGCCAGACGATTCGCACGCTGGTTCAGTTCAGCGTACGTTAGCTCCGCACCTTCAAAGACCAGAGCAGTCGCCTCTGCACTCAGGGCAGCTTGCTTTTCGAACAACTGGTGTACGCACTGATCCCAGGGAAAATCAGCAGCGGTGTTGTTCAGTTGTTGAAGAAATCGCAGCTGCTCCGCTACTTCCTGGTTCTTTACAGCCTCATTAACATGACTCAAAGTGGCCAAGTCGAAACCGTCTTCGGGATCAACTACGAGCTTCGCTTCCGGGTCGTTCCTAGTGAGAGAGTCGACCACGGCCGGATCGTCTCCGGGCGTACTTTCTTCGCATGCCTGAACAGGGGGGACATGCAGAGTCGAACGCTCGACCAGACGCGGTCCAAGTTCGGTAGACACTCGACTGCGGTCATACTTCAAAGCCGCAGCATTGCCATGCTTGTCCATGATTCCTCTACCTTCGTGTACTGGGGGATAGGAAGACTTCCTCACCACAAAGATTTCAGCTAGACAGTGAACTTCAGCTTAGACCGGGCTTCCTACATCTTAAGACATGGATTGAAAAACCGGCTGCTGATGAAGGACTTCCTACTCACAATATCTTTAAACTAATCGACTCATTTCAATTGCTTCGCCAAGTTCGAGGTCTTCTGTTTACCAAATAGTCTTCGGATCGACTGCCTCCACCCGCCGGAATCTGGCGACGACGAGGCGTTCATGTCATCACGCGTCGGAGCGGCTTCCGACTTCGCCGCCATCGGTGGAATTACTTCGTAGATGGGCTGCGAAACATCAGCGACCACCCGATCCACAATCCCTCTCCAGGTGGCCATCATGCGTTGCACAGTTTCGCGTTCAAACAAGTCGGCGTTATAAATCAAGCGGCCTTCGATTCCCTCCGGAAACTCGTCCAACTCGAGATGCAGATCGAACTTCGCTGAGCCGGTGTTTACATCCATCCGTGTGAACTTCCATCCGGGCATCAGGGACGCCAACGGAGGTTCAAAGGAAAACAAAACTTGAAAAAGAGAATGTTTATTACTGTCTCTCCCAGCGGAAAGCTCCTTGACCAGCAGAGAGAACGGTAATCCGTCGTTTGCAAGCGCACCGAAAAGTTCGTCCTTACAGCGGTGAACAAACTCAGGAAAGGTAGGCCCCCCACTAAGGTCGGTCCGCACCAGGACAGTATTCAAAAAACACCCTAACATCCCATCCAGTTCGGAACGGTTCCGGCTAGCCGAACTTACGCCGATGACGAGATCCTCTTCACCGGAATAAGCCCAGACGAGGAGGTAGAAAGTTGCAAGCAGGGTCATGAAGAGAGTTGCATTCATCTCCTGGCTTACTTTCTTCAACGCATCGCTGGTGCTCGAATCCAGCGCGACCCTGATCATGTCGCCGCGATACCCCTGCATCGCGTCTCTTGGGGAGTCTGTCTTGATCAAGTCCCGCCATGCAATACCTTTGAGCTTGTCGCGCCAGTAACCTAACTGCTGTTGAGAAATTTCGTCGACCCAGCCCCGCTGCCAGATGGCATAGTCTCCATACTGCAGCGGAAGGTCTTTGAGAGGAGAAGGCCGGCCTCGCGAGAACGCCTCGTATAACTCTTGTAACTCCGGAAGAAAGGCCTGGTAGAGGGAGACGCCGTCGAAAATAATATGGTGCAAGGTGAGGTAGAGTCGATGCTCCTCCTCAGAAAAGCGAATCAGCCGAGGGCGATACATCGGCCCGATCGCTAAATCGAACGGAGTCAGCGTGTCGGCGTGGGCAATCTTCAGAGCCGCGGCTTCTCTGCTACCTACTGCTACAGTCGACACGTCCAGGTATGGAATTTCTATGTGAGTCGGAGGCGGCTGAACAAACTGCACCAGCTCCGACCCTTTCCAGCCGAAGGTGGTGCGCCACGCTTCATGGCGGCGCACAATTTCGGTAAACGCTCTCTCCAAGGCATCCCTGTCAAGCGCGCCGCGCCGATGAATTGTCACCGACTCGTTGTAGATCGGGCGCGGAGAGAATTGCGAATGTAGCCAGATCTGTTGTTGCGCATAAGCCATGGGAATATCGCTCCCGGGCGCGCGAGGAATGATACCGCTCTTTTTGCTGGCGTTCTTCGTCCCGCCGCGCATGAGCTTCTGCAGCAGTTCCTTCTTCGACTCCGAGAGGGTGCTTTGCATCTCTTTCCTGTCTTCCACCTACCTTTAGGGACACTGCTGCCAAGGTCCGGAAGCGTACTCTGCCGGAATGCTCTGCGCTACGCGGGATGGCCCGTCAGTTCCAGACTCGACTCGGACGATGTGAATGTTACCGGCAGCGAGTTAAGTCCGCGGAGTCCGAGATTGTCGCGCCAGGTGAGATCGTTACTTCCCAACTCCAGGCCGGGCAGTCTGCGCAACATCGTCTCCAACATGATCTGGCCTTCCATCCGCGCGAGTGGCGCGCCAAAACAGAAATGCGCAGCCCAGCCAAAGGCAAGATGTCGATTGTCGGACCGCGAAATATCCAAGGTATCGGGATCTGAAAAGCGTTCGGGATCGCGGTTCCCAGAAGCCATCACCGCGATAACGGCTTGGCCCTTCTTAATCTCCTGACCGCCGATCACCACATCCTCACGAGCTATTCTTCCGGTTTGTTGACTGGGACTCTCATACCGCAGCAACTCCTCGATCGCTGACGGGATCAGAGAGTAATCAGACATCAAGCGGTTCTTTTCCTCAGGGTTTCGAAGCAGGGTCAAAATCCCATTGCCAATCAGGTTGGTTGTCGTCTCTTGACCCCCGACCATGGTCACGATCGTATTCGCTACTACCTCTTCGTCGGTGAGCCGGTCCCCGTTGATCTCGGCTCCCAGCAAGGACTGGATCAGCCCTTCGCGAGGAGTCTCCCGTTGTTCGGCGATTCGCGCACGGAAGTATTTGGTCATCTCTTCCGTGCTCTTCAGAACCCGCGGGATCCGATTCGGATTGTGCTGGTAGTTCCCCAGCATCTCCGCGAAGTCCTTTGACCAGTCCTTGAGCTGATCGTGATCTTCGACCGGTACTCCCAGCAATTCGGCAGTCACGATTGCGGGAAGCGGCTCCGCAATGTCCGTCATGACATCCATCCTGCCTCGAGCGAGGACCTTATCGATCAGGTCGTTCGCAATGGAGCGGATGTGTTCTTCCAGTATTTTCACTCTCCGGGGGCTGAACACCGTCGCTGCCAGACTGCGTAAACGAGTGTGGGCGGGAGGGTCGAGGAAGAGCATCTGCTTGACCATTACCTGCGCAATCGGCCCGATGGAGGACATACCCATGGCGCTCAACTGCTCCGGCGATGGTGTCCGGTCCGCCGAAAACGTCATCAACACCTGGAATACGTCGGCATACCGCGTCACCACCCAGGTATGCAGGAAGGGATCGAAGTAGACCGGCGCCTCCTCGCGCAGGCGCGCGTAGAGGGGATAGGGGTTAGCTAGCACCTCCGGGTTGAGTAACCGGGTGAGGCTTAGTTCAGGATCGAAGGCGGCCATGAAATCACCCAGCCTGGGTGTTGGAACTGCCGGTAAGAATATCGGCGGCAGCCGGCGAGCGAAGCGCCTGACTCACTTCTTCTTCGCTCATCGCTTCCAGTCTAGCGGTGAGTATCGCCTCGATCTTGGCCGCTAGTTTTGCCACCGTGGGGCATTCGAAGACGTTGCGCAGGTTCAACTCGACGTCGAAAATGTCCCTGACCTTGGCAATTACCTGAGCGCCCATCAAGGAATGGCCCCCCAGCAAAAAGAAATTATCGTGAATGCTGATTCGCTCCAGACCAAGAATCGGTCTTAGAATGCCTTCCACGATCTCTTCCAACTCGCTCCGCGGTGCTACATAATTGTCCCGCCGAACCTGATTTTTGTCGGTCGGCGTCGGAAGTGCTGCCTTGTTTAACTTGCCATTAGCGGTGACCGGAATTCGCTCCAACTGTACAAACGTCGAAGGAACCATGTAGTCCGGCAGGTTCTTGGTGAGCATATCGCGAAGATCGTGGTCCCACAGCTCCGCGCCATCGATGGCAACCACATACGCGACTAAGCGCTTCGTGCCGCTCTCGCTCCTCGCAATGACCGCGCTTGATGCGACCGCCGGATGACGATTGATGGCGAAAGCGATCTCGTCGGGCTCAACACGAAATCCCCGAATCTTGATCTGATCGTCCGCCCGGCCAACGAATGCCAGCTGCCCATCCGGCAACCTCTTGACCAAGTCGCCAGTACGGAAGAGCCGCTCTGTGCGGCCGCCGACGTTCACGTTCACAAAGCTCGCGGCCGTCAGATCTGGACGATTCCGGTAACCGCGTCCCACACTGGGGCCGCCGATATAGAGCTCTCCTGCCTGACCGTCGGCAACTTCCTTGCCGAACTCGTCGAGCATATAAAGGGTGGTATTCAAGATCGCGTTGCCGATCGCAGGCGCCTTGTGTTCGACCGCCGAATCGACTGTCTCCAACTCGATCGTCTTCGGCTCGATTGGCGTGGAGGTGGCGACGACCGTGCATTCTGTCGGTCCATAGTTATTGACCAGCACGAATGGCAGGTTGGCTGGCGGATAGATATGCAGCGCATCTCCACCGGTCAGCAGAAAACGCAGGCTGGTGCTCGCAGGCCATTCCAATTGCAGCATCACCTCAGCCAGGACCGTTGGCACGAAACTGACGGTAATCTTCGATGCAACCAGCCACTCAACCAGCAGCGCGGCGGAAAGCCGGGCTTCGCGGGGAGGAAGATGAATCGAGGCGCCTTGCGCAAGATAAGGCCACATCTCCCAGACAGCAGCGTCGAATCCAGGACCAGCGATTTGGGTGGCGCGGTCACCCTTGGTAATCGAAAACTCTCCATTGTGCCAATCCACAAGGTTCAGCAGATTGCCGTGCGTGATCTCAACGCCCTTCGGCTGGCCGGTTGAGCCAGAGGTATAAATAACGTATGCAAGATCATCCGCTGAGAGGGCGGACAAGCTCTCTACTGGCTCCTCTTCAACCAGCGATATATCCTCGATCGGGAGCGTGATCCAGGGGCCGTTGCCGAGGGCCGGCGCAAGCTTCCGCCGAGTGATCAAGACCGGCGAGCCTGAATCTAAAAGGATGAACGCCGCCCGGTCCGCCGGATAAGCCGGGTCGATCGGCAAATAGGCGCCGCCCGCTTTCCAGATCCCAAGAGCCGCCACGATCAGATCGATCGAGCTTTCGAAGTAAATAGCGACTGGCTGGCCGGGCTGAACTCCTAGGCTGCGAAGCCGGACGGCGACTGCCTTTGCTCGCGCGTCCAGCTGTGCATACGAAACCGCGCCTTCCGGGCTCACCACTGCGGGCGCATCGGGTGCAACCGAGGCCTGGAGCGCTATTCGGTCGGCAATCAGCGATGCGGAAAGGAGATGCCGTGCGTCTCCATTATGGACGTTGGAATGATTCTTGACCTCAAGCAGCGACGAACCAGGCGACAGCAAATCGACTTTCATTTTAATGGACCTCGCACAAGTGTTATGGGGGCCGCACTTTAGTGGCGGGATTATCTCACCGTTCAATCAGGATGTCTATCTATATATTCAGGTAGATAAGTTTTTTCCACCAGCATGTTGCATTTCAGAACCTAACTTACTACAGAAAACCCTGAATCGAGTAAACAGTCAATTACTTTCGTGCATCGTTCGTGGTGGCGTACAATTATCTGGTCGAAATCCATCGTTACTGTCTTCCTGCGACCCTTTTCGCTCAGCATGACCGGTTTAGTTCCTCCTGCCTTCAACCAGGCAGCAGCATCTTTATGCCGGAACACTGCCGTTCTGTAGCCATACTCACATTTCTCCCCGGTAAGGTAACAATCAAACTGGTTACCGGATGCGCAGCCGAATCTTGATCTGAGACGCAGCTACTTCCATAAACCCCGACTGCCGGGAAAAATTTCGCGCGAGTAAGAAAAAAAGCTATCTCCACCCTTTTGAGCCTATAGTTGGTGCGTATCGCCGATCGGGTGGCGCGCGGACGGCTTCTCAGTCCAAATCCTCGTGTTTGCGTTCTGAAGGAACCGGATCATGCGAAATTTTCAGCGCCATCATTGTTACAGCCCTGCGGACATCATCTTCGGCCTTATTGTTTGCTGCTGCATGCCACTCGCTTGTTTAACGGGGGCATCGGCAAGCGCTCAAAGCGTTGCTGCCGCCGATGCTACCGCCGGATCGAACAGCGAGACTTCGATAAAGACCTCCTCTCCGACCGCGTCCGTGCTGAACTATGCCCCAACTGCTCCCGTCCAGTTCGATGCCAGGGACAAGGCCAGCTATTACTTCCACAATCTGCTCAGTTTTGGCACGGTCCTCGGCCCAGCGGGCGAAGCTGCCGGCGCCATGATCCTGCCACCCAAGCATTATCCCGATCCGTGGAGACAAGGCGTCGCGGCCTACGGGCGAAACTATCTGGCCATACTCGGCCGCCAGCAGACTGCTGGATTCAGCCGCTTTGTCGCGGACGTCGCTCTTCGTGAAGATCCGCGCTATTATCCGTCAGCGAACCGCGGCTTCGCTTTCAGGGTTGGTCACGCGATCGGCTT includes these proteins:
- a CDS encoding non-ribosomal peptide synthetase; translation: MKVDLLSPGSSLLEVKNHSNVHNGDARHLLSASLIADRIALQASVAPDAPAVVSPEGAVSYAQLDARAKAVAVRLRSLGVQPGQPVAIYFESSIDLIVAALGIWKAGGAYLPIDPAYPADRAAFILLDSGSPVLITRRKLAPALGNGPWITLPIEDISLVEEEPVESLSALSADDLAYVIYTSGSTGQPKGVEITHGNLLNLVDWHNGEFSITKGDRATQIAGPGFDAAVWEMWPYLAQGASIHLPPREARLSAALLVEWLVASKITVSFVPTVLAEVMLQLEWPASTSLRFLLTGGDALHIYPPANLPFVLVNNYGPTECTVVATSTPIEPKTIELETVDSAVEHKAPAIGNAILNTTLYMLDEFGKEVADGQAGELYIGGPSVGRGYRNRPDLTAASFVNVNVGGRTERLFRTGDLVKRLPDGQLAFVGRADDQIKIRGFRVEPDEIAFAINRHPAVASSAVIARSESGTKRLVAYVVAIDGAELWDHDLRDMLTKNLPDYMVPSTFVQLERIPVTANGKLNKAALPTPTDKNQVRRDNYVAPRSELEEIVEGILRPILGLERISIHDNFFLLGGHSLMGAQVIAKVRDIFDVELNLRNVFECPTVAKLAAKIEAILTARLEAMSEEEVSQALRSPAAADILTGSSNTQAG